A window of the Chryseobacterium arthrosphaerae genome harbors these coding sequences:
- a CDS encoding carbonic anhydrase — MKAHTYETQSTITPEKALEFLKEGNQRFVNNLKANRDLLEQVNATREGQWPFAVVLSCIDSRTSAELIFDQGLGDVFSIRIAGNFVNQDILGSMEFGCNVAGSKLIVVLGHTKCGALKGGLDAAQIEGLGMDNLNHLINHFTPIINEVIEENEERSSKNSSLLERLNHQNVKNAIEEIRKQSSTLRNLEQEGKIKIVGANYDVETGAVSWL; from the coding sequence ATGAAAGCACATACATACGAAACTCAATCGACTATAACTCCTGAAAAAGCATTGGAATTTTTAAAAGAAGGAAACCAAAGGTTCGTTAATAACCTGAAGGCAAACAGGGATCTTCTTGAGCAGGTAAATGCTACCCGTGAAGGACAGTGGCCTTTTGCTGTAGTCCTAAGCTGTATAGACAGCCGTACTTCTGCAGAACTGATCTTTGACCAGGGATTGGGAGATGTTTTCAGTATCAGAATTGCCGGTAACTTTGTCAATCAGGATATTCTGGGTTCAATGGAATTCGGATGTAATGTAGCCGGTTCCAAGCTTATCGTAGTTTTAGGACATACTAAATGCGGAGCTTTAAAAGGAGGTCTTGATGCTGCACAGATTGAAGGATTGGGAATGGATAACCTGAACCACCTGATCAATCATTTTACTCCTATCATCAATGAAGTGATTGAGGAAAATGAAGAGCGTTCCTCTAAAAACAGCTCTCTTTTGGAAAGACTTAATCACCAGAACGTAAAAAATGCGATTGAAGAAATCCGTAAACAAAGCTCAACGCTTAGAAACCTTGAACAGGAAGGTAAGATCAAAATCGTTGGTGCCAATTACGATGTTGAAACAGGTGCTGTAAGCTGGTTGTAA
- a CDS encoding helix-turn-helix domain-containing protein, with the protein MQDSDFQTLSPLFYWAGIFIACFSAFLIAGKRKKIMADYLLAVWSLIIGIHLVFFVLFFTGSYVRFPYFLGYEVLLPFIHGPMLYLYVLSVTGKRPGKKIWLLHSIPVFIVFLILSQLLILSPWDRLVIYQNGAGEYKIVSTILKCLMIFSGVFYIGLSISAMRNYKKGLSDQYSNTEKMNMNWIYYLIIGMALIWIAVIVRNDILIFTIVVLFILVAAYFGISRVGILNLAAGSEGSQGKPVNDGISGITKYQKTSPGDDAIQDIYERLMHRMEQGKLYTDPELNLNYVAQLLDVHPNILSQTINTMEQKNFYDYINRQRIEEFKRIACLPENQKFTILSLAFESGFNSKTSFNRNFKKYMNCSPREFLRSQSIDLE; encoded by the coding sequence ATGCAGGATTCTGATTTTCAGACATTGTCTCCTTTGTTTTATTGGGCAGGAATTTTTATTGCCTGTTTTTCTGCATTCCTGATCGCCGGAAAACGCAAAAAAATAATGGCAGATTACCTGTTGGCAGTCTGGTCCCTCATCATAGGGATACATCTTGTTTTTTTTGTATTATTTTTTACAGGCAGCTATGTAAGGTTCCCTTATTTCCTGGGTTACGAAGTTTTACTTCCATTTATTCATGGTCCTATGCTGTATTTATATGTGCTTTCTGTGACTGGAAAAAGACCCGGTAAGAAGATCTGGTTACTGCATTCAATTCCGGTTTTTATAGTCTTCCTGATCCTGTCTCAGCTTTTGATCCTGTCGCCCTGGGATAGGCTGGTTATTTATCAGAATGGAGCCGGCGAGTATAAGATAGTGAGCACTATTCTCAAATGTCTGATGATCTTTTCCGGAGTCTTTTATATAGGTTTAAGCATTTCTGCAATGAGAAACTATAAGAAAGGACTTTCCGATCAATATTCAAATACTGAAAAAATGAACATGAACTGGATATATTATCTTATCATAGGGATGGCACTGATATGGATTGCTGTTATCGTAAGAAATGATATCTTAATTTTTACTATAGTGGTTCTGTTTATTCTGGTAGCTGCTTATTTTGGGATCAGCCGTGTTGGTATCTTAAACCTCGCTGCTGGATCTGAAGGTAGTCAAGGAAAACCTGTAAATGATGGTATTTCTGGCATCACAAAGTATCAGAAAACGTCCCCGGGTGATGATGCGATACAGGATATTTATGAAAGGCTGATGCACAGGATGGAGCAGGGAAAATTATACACGGATCCGGAACTTAATCTGAATTATGTTGCCCAGTTATTGGATGTTCATCCCAATATCCTATCCCAGACCATTAATACGATGGAACAAAAGAACTTTTATGATTATATCAACCGGCAGAGGATTGAAGAGTTTAAAAGAATAGCCTGCCTTCCGGAAAATCAGAAATTCACCATTCTTTCCCTGGCTTTTGAAAGTGGATTCAATTCCAAAACATCATTTAACCGGAACTTTAAGAAATATATGAATTGTTCTCCCCGTGAATTTTTACGGAGCCAGAGTATTGATTTGGAATAA
- a CDS encoding SulP family inorganic anion transporter: MKKTSLLGGIKENFPSGLVVFLVALPLCLGIALASGAPPLSGIISGIVGGLVVGFMSNSNISVSGPAAGLTAIVLTAITDLGAFELFLCAGIIAGLIQLVLGFVRAGSISNYFPNNVIEGMLAAIGIIIILKQIPHALGFDKDYEGNQSLFSNGINLNYFTELFGAVHTGAIIVTLVSVGILIAWDKIPALRRMKMLPGALVAVVAGILLNEVFKLSGSSLAIGKEHLVLLPVPQTLDDFKNLITMPDFGGFTNPKVWIVGATIAIVASIETLLCIEASDRLDKQRRITDTNLELKAQGIGNLVSSFIGGLPMTSVVVRSSANANAGATSKLSAMIHGVLLLVCVLSIPFILNLIPLATLAAVLILVGYKLAKPATFKHFWHLGKFQFVPFVATVVAVVATDLLKGVGIGLAISIFYILQGNMKRAYYLSREKLDDADGIKIKLAEEVSFLNKAAIKKTLKNIKPNSTVIIDARETSYIATDVLEMIQDFANIRAKEEDINVELLGFKTSYRDYERSQDSHILITHKRAM, from the coding sequence ATGAAAAAAACATCATTATTAGGAGGAATCAAGGAGAATTTCCCTTCCGGGCTCGTTGTATTCTTAGTGGCACTACCACTGTGCTTAGGAATCGCTTTGGCTTCCGGTGCACCACCATTATCCGGAATTATTTCCGGGATCGTTGGCGGACTGGTTGTAGGTTTTATGAGTAATTCAAACATCTCTGTTTCCGGGCCTGCTGCAGGTCTTACTGCAATTGTCTTAACGGCGATTACAGATCTTGGCGCATTTGAACTTTTTCTGTGTGCAGGGATTATTGCAGGACTGATCCAGCTGGTTCTGGGGTTTGTAAGAGCGGGAAGTATTTCCAACTATTTCCCCAACAACGTTATTGAAGGAATGCTTGCCGCCATCGGTATCATTATTATTTTAAAACAAATTCCTCATGCGTTGGGATTTGACAAAGACTATGAAGGAAATCAGTCTCTTTTCAGCAATGGAATCAATCTGAATTATTTTACAGAACTGTTTGGTGCCGTTCACACCGGAGCTATCATCGTAACACTGGTATCTGTAGGAATTCTTATCGCATGGGATAAAATTCCTGCACTGAGAAGAATGAAGATGCTTCCGGGTGCCCTGGTAGCCGTAGTAGCCGGTATTCTCCTGAATGAGGTTTTCAAATTGTCCGGAAGCTCACTGGCAATCGGTAAAGAGCATTTGGTGCTTTTACCTGTACCCCAGACTCTGGATGATTTTAAAAATCTGATCACCATGCCGGATTTCGGAGGGTTTACCAATCCCAAAGTATGGATCGTAGGAGCCACTATTGCCATTGTAGCTTCTATAGAAACCCTGCTTTGTATTGAAGCATCAGACAGATTAGACAAACAGAGAAGAATTACGGATACCAACCTTGAACTGAAAGCTCAGGGAATAGGAAACCTGGTGAGCTCATTCATCGGGGGACTTCCAATGACCTCCGTAGTGGTAAGAAGTTCTGCCAATGCCAATGCAGGAGCCACTTCTAAACTCTCTGCCATGATCCACGGTGTATTGCTTTTGGTATGCGTTCTTTCCATTCCTTTTATCCTTAACCTGATCCCGCTGGCAACCCTTGCTGCCGTATTGATCCTGGTAGGATATAAACTGGCTAAGCCTGCTACATTCAAGCATTTCTGGCATCTTGGAAAATTCCAGTTTGTACCATTCGTGGCAACAGTTGTGGCTGTTGTGGCTACCGATTTATTAAAAGGGGTAGGAATTGGGCTTGCCATCTCTATTTTCTATATTCTTCAGGGAAATATGAAAAGAGCTTATTATCTGAGCAGAGAAAAACTGGATGATGCTGACGGGATCAAGATTAAACTTGCTGAAGAAGTTTCATTCTTAAATAAAGCAGCCATTAAAAAAACACTTAAAAATATAAAACCGAACTCCACCGTGATTATTGACGCCAGAGAAACATCATACATCGCTACAGATGTACTGGAAATGATTCAGGATTTTGCCAATATCCGGGCAAAGGAGGAAGACATCAACGTGGAACTCCTGGGCTTTAAAACTTCATACAGAGATTATGAAAGAAGCCAGGACTCTCACATTCTGATCACACATAAAAGAGCTATGTAA
- a CDS encoding carbonic anhydrase, producing MSQSYEVIFENNRKWVESKVSEDPNFFHELAKTQHPDYLYIGCSDSRATAEELMGAKPGEVFVHRNIANVVNTLDMSSTAVIQYAVEHLKVKHIVVCGHYNCGGVKAAMTPQDLGLLNPWLRNIRDVYRLHQTELDAIEDEDKRYDRLVELNVQEQCINVIKMACVQERYILEEQPVVHGWVFDLRTGKIIDLEIDFEKTLKDIQKIYNLTGSDWVMSRKTK from the coding sequence ATGTCACAATCGTACGAAGTTATTTTTGAAAACAATAGAAAATGGGTAGAATCTAAAGTTTCAGAAGATCCGAATTTCTTCCATGAGCTGGCAAAAACTCAGCATCCTGACTATCTGTATATCGGATGTTCAGACAGCAGAGCTACAGCAGAAGAATTGATGGGTGCAAAGCCGGGAGAGGTTTTCGTTCACAGAAACATTGCCAATGTGGTCAATACTTTAGACATGAGCTCTACAGCCGTGATTCAATATGCGGTTGAGCATCTGAAGGTAAAGCACATTGTGGTATGTGGACATTACAATTGCGGTGGAGTAAAAGCAGCGATGACTCCTCAGGATTTAGGATTATTAAATCCATGGCTGAGAAACATCCGTGATGTTTACAGATTGCACCAGACTGAGCTTGATGCTATCGAAGACGAGGACAAACGTTATGACAGGCTTGTGGAACTTAATGTTCAGGAGCAGTGTATCAACGTGATCAAAATGGCTTGTGTACAGGAAAGATATATTTTAGAAGAACAACCTGTTGTACACGGCTGGGTATTTGACCTTAGAACAGGTAAGATTATTGATCTGGAGATTGATTTTGAGAAAACCTTGAAAGATATCCAGAAAATCTACAACCTTACCGGTTCTGACTGGGTAATGAGCAGAAAGACTAAATAG
- the pth gene encoding aminoacyl-tRNA hydrolase, producing the protein MKYLIVGLGNKGAEYENTRHNIGFKVAEKIAEVLEVPFNSSNFGWMAEGKYKGRKVFVLKPDTYMNLSGNAVKYWMQKENIPLENVLIVTDDLALPFGTLRMKGKGSDAGHNGLKNINEVLQTQNYARLRFGISADFAAGRQVDYVLGTWNEEEAAKLSERIETFSKASLSFVFAGISNTMSAFNGK; encoded by the coding sequence ATGAAATATTTAATCGTCGGCCTTGGTAATAAAGGTGCGGAATATGAAAATACACGACATAATATAGGTTTTAAAGTAGCGGAGAAAATTGCTGAAGTACTTGAAGTCCCATTTAACAGTTCAAACTTTGGCTGGATGGCAGAAGGAAAATACAAGGGCAGAAAAGTCTTTGTGCTGAAGCCGGATACCTATATGAACCTTTCCGGTAATGCGGTAAAATACTGGATGCAGAAAGAGAATATTCCTTTGGAAAATGTACTGATTGTAACGGATGATCTTGCACTTCCTTTCGGGACCTTAAGAATGAAGGGGAAAGGTTCTGATGCGGGGCATAATGGCCTGAAAAATATTAATGAAGTACTGCAGACTCAAAACTATGCCAGGCTTCGTTTTGGGATCTCGGCAGATTTTGCAGCCGGACGCCAGGTAGATTATGTGCTTGGAACTTGGAATGAAGAAGAGGCAGCAAAACTTTCTGAGCGAATTGAAACCTTTTCCAAAGCCAGCCTTTCTTTTGTTTTTGCAGGAATCAGCAATACGATGTCTGCTTTTAACGGGAAATAG
- a CDS encoding DUF2306 domain-containing protein, with product MKKLLFVIMCIFALLIGAYPLIYVFVDHQHTFLGSKSPELLHHLIWRTAFFAHIIFGGLALFIGWRQFGESFRNKYIRMHRSIGKIYVVSVLISSVSAIYMGVYANGGVVSAAGFICLGFIWLITTVMGVVSVRKKEMTRHRQFMIYSYACTFAAVTLRLWYPLLKNMTHDPAGSYIVVAWLCWVPNILAAYLINRNLKMMN from the coding sequence ATGAAAAAGTTACTATTTGTGATTATGTGCATATTTGCATTGTTAATCGGAGCTTATCCTTTGATCTATGTCTTTGTGGATCATCAGCATACTTTTCTGGGTTCCAAATCTCCCGAGCTTCTTCATCATCTCATCTGGAGAACTGCATTTTTTGCTCATATTATTTTTGGAGGGCTGGCACTCTTTATCGGCTGGCGTCAGTTTGGGGAGTCCTTCAGGAATAAATATATCAGGATGCACCGATCCATAGGGAAGATTTATGTTGTGTCAGTACTCATCAGTTCCGTGTCTGCTATTTATATGGGAGTTTACGCCAACGGGGGAGTGGTTTCAGCAGCGGGTTTTATCTGCCTTGGCTTCATCTGGCTCATCACAACAGTGATGGGAGTTGTATCTGTACGAAAAAAAGAAATGACCCGGCACAGGCAGTTCATGATCTACAGTTATGCCTGTACCTTTGCCGCTGTAACGCTTAGATTATGGTATCCGTTGCTGAAGAACATGACCCATGATCCTGCCGGTTCTTATATTGTGGTAGCATGGTTGTGCTGGGTACCGAATATATTGGCGGCCTATCTTATTAACAGGAACCTGAAGATGATGAACTGA